Proteins encoded together in one Salmo trutta chromosome 3, fSalTru1.1, whole genome shotgun sequence window:
- the LOC115164322 gene encoding hyaluronan synthase 1-like translates to MELKPLLRRMGSIVRAILTFLFALVVLGVMVWAYVQGFQLATSPYGIISFGFYGVLLGLHILVQSFFAFVEHRRMRARSKACTFTKTIGLTISAYQEDPEYLRECLNSIRALKYPPELLRVIMVVDGNSGDDLYMLEMFREVFADRDPGCYVWRNNYHTWDPTQTQDASYGLGEDPQRREVEDLINSRRCVCIMQKWGGKREVMYTAFKALGLSVDYIQVCDSDTKLDPLATVELCKVLESNQKYGAVGGDVMILNLKESYISFMSSLRYWMAFNIERSCQSFFNCVSCISGPLGLYRNDLLQQFLESWYNQKFLGTHCTFGDDRHLTNRMLSMGYATKYTARSKCYTETPGQFLRWLNQQTRWTKSYFREWLYNAMWWHKHHLWMTYESIVSGVFPFFVTATIIQLFWTRTLWDILWVLCCIQLIGLIKAAYACILRRDLVMVFMSLYSALYMTSLLPAKYFAIITMNKSSWGTSGRRKMVGNYIPLLPLSVWAAILLGGSCYTIYKESQKDWSMPAKVLETRFLIYGCVAYVCYWFLMIFLYWVWFRRLFRKRSQSYDVSV, encoded by the exons ATGGAACTGAAACCATTACTAAGGCGGATGGGCTCGATAGTCCGTGCCATCCTAACATTCCTCTTTGCCCTGGTGGTGCTGGGGGTGATGGTGTGGGCCTACGTCCAGGGCTTCCAGCTGGCCACCTCCCCGTACGGCATCATCTCCTTTGGCTTTTATGGCGTCCTGCTGGGGCTCCACATCCTGGTCCAGAGCTTTTTTGCCTTCGTGGAGCACCGCCGCATGAGGGCCCGAAGCAAGGCCTGCACATTCACCAAGACCATCGGTTTAACTATCTCAGCCTACCAGGAGGACCCAGAATACCTGCGCGAGTGCCTCAACTCCATTCGGGCCCTCAAGTACCCTCCAGAGCTGCTGCGGGTCATCATGGTGGTGGATGGGAACTCAGGGGACGACCTCTACATGCTGGAGATGTTCAGGGAGGTGTTTGCTGACCGGGACCCTGGCTGTTACGTGTGGAGGAATAACTACCACACATGGGACCCCACCCAGACCCAGGATGCTAGTTATGGGCTGGGAGAGGACCCccagaggagggaggtggaggatctGATCAACAGCAGGAGGTGTGTGTGCATCATGCAGAAGTGGGGTGGAAAGAGGGAGGTGATGTACACAGCGTTCAAGGCACTGGGACTGTCGGTGGACTACATACAG gtgtgtGACTCTGACACCAAGCTAGACCCCTTGGCTACGGTGGAGCTGTGTAAGGTGCTGGAGAGCAACCAGAAGTACGGGGCGGTGGGAGGAGACGTGATGATCCTCAACCTCAAGGAGTCCTACATCAGCTTCATGAGCAGCCTGCGCTACTGGATGGCGTTCAACATCGAGAGGTCCTGCCAGTCCTTCTTCAACTGTGTCTCCTGCATCAGCGGCCCCCTGG GTCTGTACAGGAATGACCTCCTCCAGCAGTTTTTAGAGTCCTGGTACAACCAGAAGTTCCTGGGGACTCACTGCACATTTGGGGATGACAGACATCTCACCAACCGCATGCTCAGCATGGGCTATGCCACCAA ATACACGGCCCGTTCCAAGTGCTACACGGAGACGCCAGGCCAGTTTCTCCGGTGGCTCAACCAGCAGACGCGCTGGACCAAGTCTTACTTCCGCGAGTGGCTCTACAACGCCATGTGGTGGCACAAGCACCACCTGTGGATGACCTACGAGTCCATCGTCTCTGGTGTCTTCCCCTTCTTCGTCACGGCCACCATCatccagctgttctggacaagaACCCTGTGGGACATCCTCTGGGTCCTCTGCTGCATCCAGCTCATCGGCCTGATCAAGGCGGCCTATGCCTGCATCCTGCGCCGCGACCTGGTCATGGTGTTCATGTCCCTCTACTCTGCCCTCTACATGACCAGCTTGCTGCCCGCCAAGTACTTTGCCATTATCACCATGAACAAGAGCAGCTGGGGCACGTCGGGCCGCCGCAAGATGGTTGGGAACTACATCCCCCTGCTGCCTCTGTCAGTGTGGGCGGCCATCTTGCTGGGCGGGTCCTGCTACACCATCTACAAGGAGAGCCAAAAGGACTGGTCCATGCCGGCTAAGGTACTAGAGACCAGGTTTCTGATCTACGGCTGTGTGGCGTACGTCTGCTACTGGTTCCTCATGATCTTCCTCTACTGGGTGTGGTTCCGCAGGCTGTTTAGGAAACGCTCCCAAAGTTATGACGTTAGCGTATAG
- the LOC115164330 gene encoding hyaluronan synthase 1-like isoform X1, whose protein sequence is MELKPLLRRMGSIVRAILTFLFALVVLGVMVWAYVQGFQLATSPYGIISFGFYGVLLGLHILVQSFFAFVEHRRMRARSKACTFTKTIGLTISAYQEDPEYLRECLNSIRALKYPPELLRVIMVVDGNSGDDLYMLEMFREVFADRDPGCYVWRNNYHTWDPTQTQDASYGLGEDPQRREVEDLINSRRCVCIMQKWGGKREVMYTAFKALGLSVDYIQVCDSDTKLDPLATVELCKVLESNQKYGAVGGDVMILNLKESYISFMSSLRYWMAFNIERSCQSFFNCVSCISGPLGLYRNDLLQQFLESWYNQKFLGTHCTFGDDRHLTNRMLSMGYATKYTARSKCYTETPGQFLRWLNQQTRWTKSYFREWLYNAMWWHKHHLWMTYESIVSGVFPFFVTATIIQLFWTRTLWDILWVLCCIQLIGLIKAAYACILRRDLVMVFMSLYSALYMTSLLPAKYFAIITMNKSSWGTSGRRKMVGNYIPLLPLSVWAAILLGGSCYTIYKESQKDWSMPAKVLETRFLIYGCAAYVCYWFLMIFLYWVWFRRLFRKRSQSYDVSV, encoded by the exons ATGGAACTGAAACCATTACTAAGGCGGATGGGCTCGATAGTCCGTGCCATCCTAACATTCCTCTTTGCCCTGGTGGTGCTGGGGGTGATGGTGTGGGCCTACGTCCAGGGCTTCCAGCTGGCCACCTCCCCGTACGGCATCATCTCCTTTGGCTTTTATGGCGTCCTGCTGGGGCTCCACATCCTGGTCCAGAGCTTTTTTGCCTTCGTGGAGCACCGCCGCATGAGGGCCCGAAGCAAGGCCTGCACATTCACCAAGACCATCGGTTTAACTATCTCAGCCTACCAGGAGGACCCAGAATACCTGCGCGAGTGCCTCAACTCCATTCGGGCCCTCAAGTACCCTCCAGAGCTGCTGCGGGTCATCATGGTGGTGGATGGGAACTCAGGGGACGACCTCTACATGCTGGAGATGTTCAGGGAGGTGTTTGCTGACCGGGACCCTGGCTGTTACGTGTGGAGGAATAACTACCACACATGGGACCCCACCCAGACCCAGGATGCTAGTTATGGGCTGGGAGAGGACCCccagaggagggaggtggaggatctGATCAACAGCAGGAGGTGTGTGTGCATCATGCAGAAGTGGGGTGGAAAGAGGGAGGTGATGTACACAGCGTTCAAGGCACTGGGACTGTCGGTGGACTACATACAG gtgtgtGACTCTGACACCAAGCTAGACCCCTTGGCTACGGTGGAGCTGTGTAAGGTGCTGGAGAGCAACCAGAAGTACGGGGCGGTGGGAGGAGACGTGATGATCCTCAACCTCAAGGAGTCCTACATCAGCTTCATGAGCAGCCTGCGCTACTGGATGGCGTTCAACATCGAGAGGTCCTGCCAGTCCTTCTTCAACTGTGTCTCCTGCATCAGCGGCCCCCTGG GTCTGTACAGGAATGACCTCCTCCAGCAGTTTTTAGAGTCCTGGTACAACCAGAAGTTCCTGGGGACTCACTGCACATTTGGGGATGACAGACATCTCACCAACCGCATGCTCAGCATGGGCTATGCCACCAA ATACACGGCCCGTTCCAAGTGCTACACGGAGACGCCAGGCCAGTTTCTCCGGTGGCTCAACCAGCAGACGCGCTGGACCAAGTCTTACTTCCGCGAGTGGCTCTACAACGCCATGTGGTGGCACAAGCACCACCTGTGGATGACCTACGAGTCCATCGTCTCTGGTGTCTTCCCCTTCTTCGTCACGGCCACCATCatccagctgttctggacaagaACCCTGTGGGACATCCTCTGGGTCCTCTGCTGCATCCAGCTCATCGGCCTGATCAAGGCGGCCTATGCCTGCATCCTGCGCCGCGACCTGGTCATGGTGTTCATGTCCCTCTACTCTGCCCTCTACATGACCAGCTTGCTGCCCGCCAAGTACTTTGCCATTATCACCATGAACAAGAGCAGCTGGGGCACGTCGGGCCGCCGCAAGATGGTTGGGAACTACATCCCCCTGCTGCCTCTGTCAGTGTGGGCGGCCATCTTGCTGGGCGGGTCCTGCTACACCATCTACAAGGAGAGCCAAAAGGACTGGTCCATGCCGGCTAAGGTACTAGAGACCAGGTTTCTGATCTACGGCTGTGCGGCGTACGTCTGCTACTGGTTCCTCATGATCTTCCTCTACTGGGTGTGGTTCCGCAGGCTGTTTAGGAAACGCTCCCAAAGTTATGACGTTAGCGTATAG
- the LOC115164304 gene encoding hyaluronan synthase 1-like, producing the protein MELKPLLRRMGSIVRAILTFLFALVVLGVMVWAYVQGFQLATSPYGIISFGFYGVLLGLHILVQSFFAFVEHRRMRARSKACTFTKTIGLTISAYQEDPEYLRECLNSIRALKYPPELLRVIMVVDGNSGDDLYMLEMFREVFADRDPGCYVWRNNYHTWDPTQTQDASYGLGEDPQRREVEDLINSRRCVCIMQKWGGKREVMYTAFKALGLSVDYIQVCDSDTKLDPLATVELCKVLESNQKYGAVGGDVMILNLKESYISFMSSLRYWMAFNIERSCQSFFNCVSCISGPLGLYRNDLLQQFLESWYNQKFLGTHCTFGDDRHLTNRMLSMGYATKYTARSKCYTETPGQFLRWLNQQTRWTKSYFREWLYNAMWWHKHHLWMTYESIVSGVFPFFVTATIIQLFWTRTLWDILWVLCCIQLIGLIKAAYACILRRDLVMVFMSLYSALYMTSLLPAKYFAIITMNKSSWGTSGRRKMVGNYIPLLPLSVWAAILLGGSCYTIYKESQKDWSMPAKVLETRFLIYGCAAYVCYWFLMIFLYWVWFRRLFRKRSQSYDVSV; encoded by the exons ATGGAACTGAAACCATTACTAAGGCGGATGGGCTCGATAGTCCGTGCCATCCTAACATTCCTCTTTGCCCTGGTGGTGCTGGGGGTGATGGTGTGGGCCTACGTCCAGGGCTTCCAGCTGGCCACCTCCCCGTACGGCATCATCTCCTTTGGCTTTTATGGCGTCCTGCTGGGGCTCCACATCCTGGTCCAGAGCTTTTTTGCCTTCGTGGAGCACCGCCGCATGAGGGCCCGAAGCAAGGCCTGCACATTCACCAAGACCATCGGTTTAACTATCTCAGCCTACCAGGAGGACCCAGAATACCTGCGCGAGTGCCTCAACTCCATTCGGGCCCTCAAGTACCCTCCAGAGCTGCTGCGGGTCATCATGGTGGTGGATGGGAACTCAGGGGACGACCTCTACATGCTGGAGATGTTCAGGGAGGTGTTTGCTGACCGGGACCCTGGCTGTTACGTGTGGAGGAATAACTACCACACATGGGACCCCACCCAGACCCAGGATGCTAGTTATGGGCTGGGAGAGGACCCccagaggagggaggtggaggatctGATCAACAGCAGGAGGTGTGTGTGCATCATGCAGAAGTGGGGTGGAAAGAGGGAGGTGATGTACACAGCGTTCAAGGCACTGGGACTGTCGGTGGACTACATACAG gtgtgtGACTCTGACACCAAGCTAGACCCCTTGGCTACGGTGGAGCTGTGTAAGGTGCTGGAGAGCAACCAGAAGTACGGGGCGGTGGGAGGAGACGTGATGATCCTCAACCTCAAGGAGTCCTACATCAGCTTCATGAGCAGCCTGCGCTACTGGATGGCGTTCAACATCGAGAGGTCCTGCCAGTCCTTCTTCAACTGTGTCTCCTGCATCAGCGGCCCCCTGG GTCTGTACAGGAATGACCTCCTCCAGCAGTTTTTAGAGTCCTGGTACAACCAGAAGTTCCTGGGGACTCACTGCACATTTGGGGATGACAGACATCTCACCAACCGCATGCTCAGCATGGGCTATGCCACCAA ATACACGGCCCGTTCCAAGTGCTACACGGAGACGCCAGGCCAGTTTCTCCGGTGGCTCAACCAGCAGACGCGCTGGACCAAGTCTTACTTCCGCGAGTGGCTCTACAACGCCATGTGGTGGCACAAGCACCACCTGTGGATGACCTACGAGTCCATCGTCTCTGGTGTCTTCCCCTTCTTCGTCACGGCCACCATCatccagctgttctggacaagaACCCTGTGGGACATCCTCTGGGTCCTCTGCTGCATCCAGCTCATCGGCCTGATCAAGGCGGCCTATGCCTGCATCCTGCGCCGCGACCTGGTCATGGTGTTTATGTCCCTCTACTCTGCCCTCTACATGACCAGCTTGCTGCCCGCCAAGTACTTTGCCATTATCACCATGAACAAGAGCAGCTGGGGCACGTCGGGCCGCCGCAAGATGGTTGGGAACTACATCCCCCTGCTGCCTCTGTCAGTGTGGGCGGCCATCTTGCTGGGCGGGTCCTGCTACACCATCTACAAGGAGAGCCAAAAGGACTGGTCCATGCCGGCTAAGGTACTAGAGACCAGGTTTCTGATCTACGGCTGTGCGGCGTACGTCTGCTACTGGTTCCTCATGATCTTCCTCTACTGGGTGTGGTTCCGCAGGCTGTTTAGGAAACGCTCCCAAAGTTATGACGTTAGCGTATAG
- the LOC115164330 gene encoding hyaluronan synthase 1-like isoform X2, giving the protein MELKPLLRRMGSIVRAILTFLFALVVLGVMVWAYVQGFQLATSPYGIISFGFYGVLLGLHILVQSFFAFVEHRRMRARSKACTFTKTIGLTISAYQEDPEYLRECLNSIRALKYPPELLRVIMVVDGNSGDDLYMLEMFREVFADRDPGCYVWRNNYHTWDPTQTQDASYGLGEDPQRREVEDLINSRRCVCIMQKWGGKREVMYTAFKALGLSVDYIQVCDSDTKLDPLATVELCKVLESNQKYGAVGGDVMILNLKESYISFMSSLRYWMAFNIERSCQSFFNCVSCISGPLGLYRNDLLQQFLESWYNQKFLGTHCTFGDDRHLTNRMLSMGYATK; this is encoded by the exons ATGGAACTGAAACCATTACTAAGGCGGATGGGCTCGATAGTCCGTGCCATCCTAACATTCCTCTTTGCCCTGGTGGTGCTGGGGGTGATGGTGTGGGCCTACGTCCAGGGCTTCCAGCTGGCCACCTCCCCGTACGGCATCATCTCCTTTGGCTTTTATGGCGTCCTGCTGGGGCTCCACATCCTGGTCCAGAGCTTTTTTGCCTTCGTGGAGCACCGCCGCATGAGGGCCCGAAGCAAGGCCTGCACATTCACCAAGACCATCGGTTTAACTATCTCAGCCTACCAGGAGGACCCAGAATACCTGCGCGAGTGCCTCAACTCCATTCGGGCCCTCAAGTACCCTCCAGAGCTGCTGCGGGTCATCATGGTGGTGGATGGGAACTCAGGGGACGACCTCTACATGCTGGAGATGTTCAGGGAGGTGTTTGCTGACCGGGACCCTGGCTGTTACGTGTGGAGGAATAACTACCACACATGGGACCCCACCCAGACCCAGGATGCTAGTTATGGGCTGGGAGAGGACCCccagaggagggaggtggaggatctGATCAACAGCAGGAGGTGTGTGTGCATCATGCAGAAGTGGGGTGGAAAGAGGGAGGTGATGTACACAGCGTTCAAGGCACTGGGACTGTCGGTGGACTACATACAG gtgtgtGACTCTGACACCAAGCTAGACCCCTTGGCTACGGTGGAGCTGTGTAAGGTGCTGGAGAGCAACCAGAAGTACGGGGCGGTGGGAGGAGACGTGATGATCCTCAACCTCAAGGAGTCCTACATCAGCTTCATGAGCAGCCTGCGCTACTGGATGGCGTTCAACATCGAGAGGTCCTGCCAGTCCTTCTTCAACTGTGTCTCCTGCATCAGCGGCCCCCTGG GTCTGTACAGGAATGACCTCCTCCAGCAGTTTTTAGAGTCCTGGTACAACCAGAAGTTCCTGGGGACTCACTGCACATTTGGGGATGACAGACATCTCACCAACCGCATGCTCAGCATGGGCTATGCCACCAAGTGA